TTCGCTTCTTTTGATGCTTTTGATCGGGATTACCATGGCTATTTCCTTCAGTTTCCAGTTGGTCGAAGGCTATCTCAGTATGGACAGCTTCGCAATTTTCAGCATGTTGCTCTTCCCGGGAATCCCCCTGCTCTTTTATACTTGCTTATTTCTCCTGATTCAGAATTTCAGTAGAAACAATTACCTGGGAATGGGGTTTTCGGTCATTGCCTTTGCTTTATTTACCGGACCTCTGGGAACAGCAATTGGCTTAAATCATACCCTTTGGAAAATGGGTGATCTACCTCCTCTAAGCTACAGCCAGCAAGCGGGATGGGAAATGAACAGTGCAGGTTTTTGGATTTTGGCCTTGCTATGGTCTGTGCTGGCATTGTCGGCATTGCTGCTTTCGGCCAAGCATTGGAAAGGTGGATTAAATAGGATCAAAGTAGCGCCAGCCTGGGATAAACCCACATTCCTAGGGCTAGGAGCTTTCTTGGGATTTATCGCTTTATCGGGTTTCTGTGCGTATCAGATCAACTTCATCGAAGGATATCAAAGCAGAAATCAGCTACTGGATCAGCAGGAAGCCTATGAGCTAACATACAAGCAATTTGAGAATGATCCGGAGTTGACTTACTCTTCCCTACAATTGAAAGTGGACCTTTTCCCTTCCAATGGGACCTATCAGGCTCTGGTGAAAGGAAAATTGAAGAATAATTCTGAGGAAGCTATTGATAAAATGCTTCTCACAGAGAAAGAACTTTTAGAAAACCTCTGGATAGCGCAAGCTTCTAAATTGACTAAAAATGAGTACCTGAAGGTCTACGAAATAGAATTTGAAAACCCTATTTCTCCAAATCAGGAAATAGAATTCTCTTTTGAGGTAAAAACCAAGTCTGAGTTATTCCATAATAATCCAGGCGTTATTCAAGATGGTTCTTACCTCAATTTCAGGGATTTCGCCCCTTATTTTGGCTATTCGGAAGGAAGGGAAATCAGGGATAATCAGGAAAGAAAAAAGCGGGATCTCCCACTCAAGCCTGATAGCTTTTCAACTCAGGATCACCCCGAGATGCTGGAGGTCAACCTAATGAAAGTGGATTTCGAAGCTGAGATCAGTACCGAATCAGGACAAACAGCGTTAACCTCTGGTGATTTAGTTGCGAAAAAAACGGAAGGAAACAGGGAGTTATTCTTTTTCAAAAGCCCTGAGAAAATTATGCCTGCAATCGCCATTTTCTCTGGCATTTATCAGAAGGAGATCCTAATCTCAGATTCCGTACAACTCGAGGTTTATTCCCATCCAGCGCATCAGTTTGCTTCCAAGAAAACTTTGGAAGTGATGGACCAAAGTCTCCGAATTTTAACAGAAACCTTTGGTCCTTACCCTTTCAAAAAACTCTCCATTTTGGAGATTCCTTCCTACTGGGGATTTGGCGGATTTGCCCATCCGGGGATGATCAGTATGGTGGAAGACAACTATTTTCTGGTAAAGCCCAACCCTAAAAATCAGTTTGACCTTCAATCCAAAAGGGTAATTCACGAGGTTGCGCATCAATGGTTCGGACATTTGCTGGCGCCTAGAAATCTTCCTGGCGCATCCTTTTTTGTAGAGGGTCTGGCAAAGTACTCGGAGGCTTTGGTTTTGGAGAAAACGGTAGGAAAACAAGCGTTTTGGAACATAACTGATAATGCCAATCGGAACTATTTTTCAGGGAGAGCATTTGCCACGGAGACTGAACCTGCACTCAGCGAAATGAGGGGCCAAAACTATTTAGCTTATGGGAAAAGTGTCTTGAGTTTATTGGCAATGGAGGACTTAATCGGATCAAAAAAACTGAACTCCGTAATCCGAAAGATGGTCGATAAAAGTCGAGAAAATAGTATTCCAAGCATCGCCTTTCAGGATTTCCTCAAGGAATTAGATGCCAATTGCAAGGCTTCCGAAATGAGGTTAATCCGGGATTGGCTGGAAAAAGTAATCCACTACGACATCAAAATCGAGTCTTTACAATCCAGCGAATTTGACAATGGAAATTTCGAGATTAGAGTGGCTTATGCTGCAAAAAAACTCGAAACGCTAAGTGATGGATCTATCCGGGAAATAGAATTGAATGAGCCGATAAGAATTGCTCTTTTTGAGAATCACCCAAATAAAAACATCATGGAGAAAGAGATTATTTCATCAGAGATATTTACCCTAGAAAGTGGCAAAAACGAGCTGATCTTACATTCTAGAGTAAAGCCAAAATGGATAGGAATCGATCCTTGGGGAACCAGACCAGATCAGGATAGAAGGGATAATTTCATCAGGCTAGATTGAACTGTATACTGTAATTTTCAGCATTCAATTCCTCTTCAAGGAATGGTATGATCTTGGCAAATCAATTATCTTCAAGCTGCAATTGGATCTAATCTATGTACAGAATATTCTTCATTCTCCTACTATTTCTCCCTTTCATCTCCTCAGCCCAAACCGTTTGCACCCTAGAAAGCCGTGAAAAACTGGAAGGTTTTTTGGCCAAACTAGAGGAAAGCGATTTTTCCGTCAAATCCCCAAATGAATTGAATATAGAAATTGGACAGTGGTTTCTGGCGACTCCTTATGTGGAAAAAACGCTGGAATTACCGGGCACAGAAAAGCTGGTTATCAATACCACTGGTGTTGATTGCACCACGTTTTTGGAAACGGTGGTTACGCTCAGTAGAATTGCCAAATCCGGAACAGTTTCCTTTGAGGACTTTGAGAAAGAACTGGAAAACCTGCGATACCGAGCAGGAAAAAATCAGGGATATTCCTCCCGTCTTCATTATTTCTCCGATTGGATCTTTGAAAATGAAGCAAAGGAAATTATCACTGATGTCACCCAGGAAATAGGTGGCTCTCCTTATGCCAATGCTCCTACTTTTTATGTCTGAAAACCCACAATTTTACAGGCAACTAAGCGAAACTGAGAATCTGGACGCAATCAAAGAGGCGGAAACCAAAATTGCCAAACGAGGATATTTCTACATCCCAAAAGCGGAAATTCAGTCCCTAGAGAAAAATATCCAATCCGGCGACCTGATCGCAATTACGACCTCCATGACTAATCTGGACATCGTCCACACGGGCTTCGCTATTGAGAAAAACGGAAGAATCCATTTGCTACATGCCAGTTCGAAGAGTATGGAAGTGGAGATTTCCGAAAAGCCGCTAAGCGACTACCTGGCTGGAAACAAATCTCAGTCAGGGATTATGGTGGCTAGGCTAAAGTAAGCCTCGGTTCATTTTTTTGAACCGAGGTGATTTAGTTATGGAGTAGTATTCAAAATCCCCCTTTTATTTATTAATCTTCCCAAAAGGGAAACGATAAAGATTATTACTCCATAAATCATGGAAATCATACTTATTTTAAGTCCACCGACAATCATTGCCTGCTCCACATTACCCCCCATTGATTCTATCCCTTCAAAAACCCCATAAAGCCCTACGACTTGGCCCAAAATACCCACAGTCAGGGCCAATAATCCTATTTCCTTAGTCCATTTTGGAAATTTATATACTGATAACAGTACCGTCAATAAAAGGATAGTCAGAATACTCATATAAACTGGCCCTCCCGCGTTAAATAAATGTATCATAATTTTGTGTTTTGGTTTGACACAAATTTACCTGAGATAGAGTTCGTAAGGTAAGTCAAAAACAGCTGTTGAATAGTAAAAACCCCAGTTTAGGGCATTCGCGATTTGCCGAAAAGGTTATTAAAGCTGTTTTTACGTATTTTCGAATATGCTTAATCAAATAATACGCAAGGCCATTTTCTGGTTAGCGACGGCTATTTTACTTAGCTTTCTGGTGAAAGATGCTTTCTCCAATATTAGTGGAAGTTGGCTAGCAGGCACCTTACTTTTATTACCAACTGGCACGCTTCTTTTTGGGATAAAATGGTCCCTAAAATTCAA
This genomic window from Algoriphagus sp. TR-M9 contains:
- a CDS encoding M1 family aminopeptidase, with translation MNTSRFPSLLLFELKYQLKTKAVYLFSLIYFGFSYLMGTQGAVPAGVNFNSEYVLFFKMGLLSLGAVFSIMFFVITAIQRDHKHGMESLIYSTSLSKSEFFLSRFAGAWIVSILVILMAIPGFYCGLFLSELDPNRITPLQWNDTVAVAWMLLIPSVSICTVLLFSVCLLTKNSLATYSVAVLIYALYFISAIFLNSPLLANAAPVSSESLFPAALADPFGLSAFFEQTNLWTPFQKNQEQVSFISLLGLNRLIWLGFSGLIMAVSYRKFSFRISHKKLPKSDDSIEFENSKQAYFTQPKRIKTSIHNYFPILSSLIRMDLKFILQSIPFWAVLGTWVVLAITEIYTKIYSGGAYDENYFPASQLLLEQVQQPLYLFGILLLVFFSGELVWRVKNGKFHEIIGATPTPNAYFFLSKLGALSLLLMLLIGITMAISFSFQLVEGYLSMDSFAIFSMLLFPGIPLLFYTCLFLLIQNFSRNNYLGMGFSVIAFALFTGPLGTAIGLNHTLWKMGDLPPLSYSQQAGWEMNSAGFWILALLWSVLALSALLLSAKHWKGGLNRIKVAPAWDKPTFLGLGAFLGFIALSGFCAYQINFIEGYQSRNQLLDQQEAYELTYKQFENDPELTYSSLQLKVDLFPSNGTYQALVKGKLKNNSEEAIDKMLLTEKELLENLWIAQASKLTKNEYLKVYEIEFENPISPNQEIEFSFEVKTKSELFHNNPGVIQDGSYLNFRDFAPYFGYSEGREIRDNQERKKRDLPLKPDSFSTQDHPEMLEVNLMKVDFEAEISTESGQTALTSGDLVAKKTEGNRELFFFKSPEKIMPAIAIFSGIYQKEILISDSVQLEVYSHPAHQFASKKTLEVMDQSLRILTETFGPYPFKKLSILEIPSYWGFGGFAHPGMISMVEDNYFLVKPNPKNQFDLQSKRVIHEVAHQWFGHLLAPRNLPGASFFVEGLAKYSEALVLEKTVGKQAFWNITDNANRNYFSGRAFATETEPALSEMRGQNYLAYGKSVLSLLAMEDLIGSKKLNSVIRKMVDKSRENSIPSIAFQDFLKELDANCKASEMRLIRDWLEKVIHYDIKIESLQSSEFDNGNFEIRVAYAAKKLETLSDGSIREIELNEPIRIALFENHPNKNIMEKEIISSEIFTLESGKNELILHSRVKPKWIGIDPWGTRPDQDRRDNFIRLD
- a CDS encoding N-acetylmuramoyl-L-alanine amidase-like domain-containing protein, translated to MYRIFFILLLFLPFISSAQTVCTLESREKLEGFLAKLEESDFSVKSPNELNIEIGQWFLATPYVEKTLELPGTEKLVINTTGVDCTTFLETVVTLSRIAKSGTVSFEDFEKELENLRYRAGKNQGYSSRLHYFSDWIFENEAKEIITDVTQEIGGSPYANAPTFYV
- a CDS encoding N-acetylmuramoyl-L-alanine amidase-like domain-containing protein encodes the protein MSENPQFYRQLSETENLDAIKEAETKIAKRGYFYIPKAEIQSLEKNIQSGDLIAITTSMTNLDIVHTGFAIEKNGRIHLLHASSKSMEVEISEKPLSDYLAGNKSQSGIMVARLK
- a CDS encoding MotA/TolQ/ExbB proton channel family protein translates to MIHLFNAGGPVYMSILTILLLTVLLSVYKFPKWTKEIGLLALTVGILGQVVGLYGVFEGIESMGGNVEQAMIVGGLKISMISMIYGVIIFIVSLLGRLINKRGILNTTP